Proteins encoded together in one Ciona intestinalis chromosome 1, KH, whole genome shotgun sequence window:
- the LOC100176817 gene encoding homocysteine S-methyltransferase 1-like, translating to MEDIKILDGGLCTDLFINGGFVRAEVNKDPLWSARVLYEKPEEIMKAHLRFIKAGSDVVSTCSYQASVQGYMEHAQVTKEKAEKIIGSSVDVAKQAVQESGRRVLVAGSISPYGAILHDMSEYTGSYIDTTSEQQLSDFHKTNIRILASKGVDLFAFETLPSLKEALVLAEILREYPTLKAWVSFSNKNGTHTCYGEPFEEVFKALGNYHQIIAIGLNCCKSETISSFIQLAHGNLAKHQRLIIYPNNCAGGNVNSSEAPLEWLPKVKTWLESNLIGWIGGCCMTSPFQIGQIKQAVMEWQCEKK from the exons ATGGAAGACATTAAAATATTGGATGGGGGGCTGTGCACCGATCTTTTTATCAATGGTGGTTTTGTACGAGCTGAAGTAAAT AAAGATCCGCTTTGGTCGGCCCGTGTTCTTTATGAGAAACCAGAGGAAATTATGAAGGCTCATTTGAG atttatcaAAGCGGGCAGTGATGTGGTGAGCACGTGTAGCTACCAAGCCAGTGTACAAGGTTACATGGAACATGCCCAAGTTACCAAAGAG aaagcAGAAAAGATCATTGGTTCAAGTGTTGATGTTGCAAAGCAAGCTGTGCAAGAAAGTGGACGCCGAGTGTTGGTTGCTGGATCCATAAGCCCATATGGTGCTATCCTGCATGATATGTCAGAATATACTGGATCATATATTGATACCACATCAGAACAG CAACTTTCTGATtttcacaaaacaaatattcgaATCCTTGCATCAAAAGGAGTTGATTTGTTTGCGTTTGAAACTCTTCCTTCCCTGAAAGAAGCTTTGGTTCTTGCTGAAATTCTGAGAGAGTATCCTACTTTAAAAGCATGGGTGTCATTTTCAAACAAG AACGGCACTCACACATGCTATGGTGAACCTTTTGAAGAAGTATTTAAAGCTCTCGGCAATTACCACCAGATCATAGCAATTGGTTTAAATTGTTGCAAGTCTGAAACCATTTCATCTTTCATTCAATTGGCTCATGGGAATTTGGCAAAGCATCAAAGACTTATTATTTATCCTAATAATTGTGCTGGAGGCAATGTGAACTCAAG tgAGGCTCCCTTGGAATGGTTACCCAAAGTTAAAACCTGGTTGGAATCCAATTTGATTGGTTGGATTGGTGGGTGTTGTATGACATCACCGTTTCAGATTGGTCAAATTAAACAAGCTGTTATGGAATGGCAGTGTGAGAAAAAGTAG
- the ciad70l24 gene encoding cannabinoid receptor (The RefSeq protein has 1 substitution compared to this genomic sequence): MTARIPTLSTLSTIMMNGSFTEDSHVLNGTGCKQSEGNAIHVVGTILSLIIIVENALVLMALTMERRRFKLILFVFINSLAASDLLSGIVFLYTFLFNDLLSLEFTASAPSWVFRKAFLIASLLVSLGSLQLIALDRFVSVAWPLEHEKFISRRRAVILVVLNWVLGAALIIAPVAGWNCVQHCVCETATLDGSPNCPHPSCSRVFPPITNDYIITCVVIFFIVTIGIVLCNAGVFWKVKSHFARMAVTRKSAKSKREEKNLAVFMVLVFVVFILCWMPSVILLCIDSSMPSVRISDDLFDICSFPALLNSIINPWLYAIKLKSCRTVLVQWLCRCMKQEKRDKIFQINNSVPSVVATNNRAYSVNKPCIVVQSDPSPKPTNVAMKADVGAANHRMELKPLQPNVGEFQNVESVRSSYCSDSG, from the exons ATGACTGCACGGATACCGACCCTGTCAACCTTATCGACCATTATGATGAATGGTAGTTTTACTGAGGACTCACATGTCTTAAATGGGACAGGGTGCAAGCAGAGCGAGGGAAATGCGATACATGTAGTAG GTACTATCTTGTCCTTGATCATTATTGTGGAAAACGCACTCGTCCTGATGGCCCTCACCATGGAGAGACGAAGATTCAAACTTATTCTCTTTGTGTTCATTAACAGTCTAGCTGCAAGCGACCTTTTAAG CGGAATTGTTTTCCTATACACCTTTCTCTTCAACGATCTGCTCTCGCTCGAATTTACAGCAAGTGCTCCGAGTTGGGTTTTTCGCAAAGCATTTTTGATCGCTTCCCTGCTTGTATCACTCGGCAGTTTGCAGTTAATAGCTCTTGATCGTTTCGTATCCGTAGCTTG GCCACTAGAGCACGAAAAGTTCATTAGCAGACGAAGAGCTGTGATTCTGGTGGTGCTTAACTGGGTACTAGGGGCTGCACTTATCATAGCACCGGTTGCTGGGTGGAACTGCGTACAACATTGCGTCTGTGAAACTGCAACACTTG ACGGCTCTCCAAATTGTCCCCACCCAAGCTGCTCACGCGTTTTCCCACCAATCACGAACGACTATATCATCACGTGTGTGGTGATATTCTTTATCGTCACAATAGGCATTGTCTTGTGCAACGCTGGCGTATTCTGGAAAGTAAAGTCACACTTCGC GCGGATGGCGGTTACACGGAAGTCAGCGAAATCAAAGCGTGAAGAGAAGAATCTAGCGGTTTTCATGGTCCTAGTGTTCGTCGTGTTCATTCTGTGCTGGATGCCCTCTGTCATTCTGCTTTG CATCGATTCCAGTATGCCGAGCGTTCGAATCTCAGACGATCTATTCGACATCTGCTCCTTTCCAGCATTGCTTAACTCGATAATTAACCCCTGGTTGTACGCAATCAAACTCAAGTCTTGCAGGACCGTTCTTGTACAATGGCTTTGTCG GTGCATGAAGCAAGAAAAACGAGACaaaattttccaaattaaCAACTCTGTGCCTTCTGTCGTAGCAACCAATAACAGAGCTTATTCCGTAAACAAACCGTGCATAGTTGTTCAGTCCGACCCGTCGCCTAAACCAACTAACGTGGCGATGAAAGCGGACGTCAGCGCTGCAAACCATCGAATGGAGTTAAAGCCGTTGCAGCCCAACGTCGGGGAATTTCAAAATGTGGAATCGGTGCGTAGCAGTTACTGTAGCGATAGTGGGTGA
- the ciad70l24 gene encoding cannabinoid receptor isoform X1, protein MTARIPTLSTLSTIMMNGSFTEDSHVLNGTGCKQSEGNAIHVVGTILSLIIIVENALVLMALTMERRRFKLILFVFINSLAASDLLSGIVFLYTFLFNDLLSLEFTASAPSWVFRKAFLIASLLVSLGSLQLIALDRFVSVAWPLEHEKFISRRRAVILVVLNWVLGAALIIAPVAGWNCVQHCVCETATLDGSPNCPHPSCSRVFPPITNDYIITCVVIFFIVTIGIVLCNAGVFWKVKSHFARMAVTRKSAKSKREEKNLAVFMVLVFVVFILCWMPSVILLCIDSSMPSVRISDDLFDICSFPALLNSIINPWLYAIKLKSCRTVLVQWLCRCMKQEKRDKIFQINNSVPSVVATNNRAYSVNKPCIVVQSDPSPKPTNVAMKADVSAANHRMELKPLQPNVGEFQNVESVRSSYCSDSG, encoded by the exons ATGACTGCACGGATACCGACCCTGTCAACCTTATCGACCATTATGATGAATGGTAGTTTTACTGAGGACTCACATGTCTTAAATGGGACAGGGTGCAAGCAGAGCGAGGGAAATGCGATACATGTAGTAG GTACTATCTTGTCCTTGATCATTATTGTGGAAAACGCACTCGTCCTGATGGCCCTCACCATGGAGAGACGAAGATTCAAACTTATTCTCTTTGTGTTCATTAACAGTCTAGCTGCAAGCGACCTTTTAAG CGGAATTGTTTTCCTATACACCTTTCTCTTCAACGATCTGCTCTCGCTCGAATTTACAGCAAGTGCTCCGAGTTGGGTTTTTCGCAAAGCATTTTTGATCGCTTCCCTGCTTGTATCACTCGGCAGTTTGCAGTTAATAGCTCTTGATCGTTTCGTATCCGTAGCTTG GCCACTAGAGCACGAAAAGTTCATTAGCAGACGAAGAGCTGTGATTCTGGTGGTGCTTAACTGGGTACTAGGGGCTGCACTTATCATAGCACCGGTTGCTGGGTGGAACTGCGTACAACATTGCGTCTGTGAAACTGCAACACTTG ACGGCTCTCCAAATTGTCCCCACCCAAGCTGCTCACGCGTTTTCCCACCAATCACGAACGACTATATCATCACGTGTGTGGTGATATTCTTTATCGTCACAATAGGCATTGTCTTGTGCAACGCTGGCGTATTCTGGAAAGTAAAGTCACACTTCGC GCGGATGGCGGTTACACGGAAGTCAGCGAAATCAAAGCGTGAAGAGAAGAATCTAGCGGTTTTCATGGTCCTAGTGTTCGTCGTGTTCATTCTGTGCTGGATGCCCTCTGTCATTCTGCTTTG CATCGATTCCAGTATGCCGAGCGTTCGAATCTCAGACGATCTATTCGACATCTGCTCCTTTCCAGCATTGCTTAACTCGATAATTAACCCCTGGTTGTACGCAATCAAACTCAAGTCTTGCAGGACCGTTCTTGTACAATGGCTTTGTCG GTGCATGAAGCAAGAAAAACGAGACaaaattttccaaattaaCAACTCTGTGCCTTCTGTCGTAGCAACCAATAACAGAGCTTATTCCGTAAACAAACCGTGCATAGTTGTTCAGTCCGACCCGTCGCCTAAACCAACTAACGTGGCGATGAAAGCGGACGTCAGCGCTGCAAACCATCGAATGGAGTTAAAGCCGTTGCAGCCCAACGTCGGGGAATTTCAAAATGTGGAATCGGTGCGTAGCAGTTACTGTAGCGATAGTGGGTGA
- the LOC100181472 gene encoding uncharacterized protein LOC100181472 — MASAYREGANCSEEGFQRFLDSIQARGVMYGSKEHSRDRLHDQVISRALNEFERYWKYIPGGYDRLSWTMKIQINPFWESDYYDRMDYMLLNAPKLYQPY; from the exons ATGGCATCAGCTTATCGAGAAGGAGCAAACTGCAGCGAGGAAGGTTTTCAACG TTTCTTGGACAGTATTCAAGCAAGAGGAGTAATGTATGGGAGCAAAGAGCATTCAAGGGACCGCTTGCACGATCAAGTCATCAGCAGGGCGCTGAATGAATTCGAAAGATACTGGAAATACATTCCTGGTGGTTATGATAG GTTGTCTTGGACAATGAAAATACAAATCAACCCATTCTGGGAATCGGACTATTACGATAGGATGGATTACATGCTGCTGAACGCCCCCAAACTTTACCAGCCATATTAA
- the LOC100178371 gene encoding stabilizer of axonemal microtubules 2 has translation MAASQVQKTMSSDEKEARSVWKNLASEYTTMYAPWPKQEKFSIRPPSNGEFIYDAKAEHDMQTMYDANYITHESAMRSKCVPPKSVHQQIVNQKMNCLSTYDDSYKYKKGDRRPAFRPNPTDHQPIQGNCQPEITSVNQETYRAYTKPEFNAAKRDLIIIEQECGVLPTGKDVPLITTVQETFRSPNSPSRRQPIIPETCSLLNKSKMALQTTHMADYTRKQQTRPPSAVPALKKDRQAAIQWKTPGVKLNFTSTFQNDYINHMNVRRPKSFKPLHCYVASDTPFANKTHYSHDFSEKPLQGFRPELWRPEANLKILDKGLFQDTTQYRDTHCQTKYPVERTMLIKPKSTHYGPTKKFYDDTSYSANYRRFDSGVGRSENFKPVRKYTPPDIAFNVVSTAHAHYKGDPAPPSKICKPVTNKRIGEIIIT, from the exons ATGGCAGCTTCGCAAGTTCAGAAAACCATGAGTTCGGATGAGAAAGAAGCGAGATCTGTCTGGAAAAATTTGGCCTCTGAATATACGACG aTGTACGCGCCATGGCCAAAGCAGGAGAAGTTTAGCATTCGACCGCCATCTAACGGCGAGTTTATATACGACGCCAAAGCGGAACACGACATGCAAACGATGTACGATGCAAACTATATCACTCATGAAAGTGCAATGAGGTCTAA ATGCGTCCCACCCAAATCCGTGCACCAGCAGATTGTGAATCAGAAAATGAACTGCTTATCCACATATGATGATAGTTATAAGTATAAGAAAGGCGATCGAAGACCAGCATTTCGACCGAATCCTACCGACCACCAACCTATACAA GGTAACTGTCAACCTGAGATTACGTCAGTAAACCAAGAGACGTATAGAGCTTACACCAAACCAGAGTTCAACGCCGCTAAACGCGACTTGATTATAATAGAGCAAGAATGTGGTGTTCTCCCTACAGGAAAAGATGTGCCGCTAATTACAACCGTACAGGAAACTTTCCG GTCCCCGAATTCTCCCTCCAGACGACAACCAATTATACCCGAAACTTGCTCGTTATTGAATAAGTCGAAAATGGCATTACAAACTACTCACATGGCGGATTATACAAGAAAGCAACAAACACGACCTCCAAGTGCGGTCCCTGCGCTTAAAAAAGATAGACAGGCGGCAATACAATGGAAAACTCCGGGCGTGAAGCTGAATTTCACTTCCACGTTCCAG AACGATTATATAAATCACATGAACGTGCGACGACCGAAGTCCTTCAAGCCTCTGCATTGTTATGTTGCTTCCGACACCCCATTCGCGAACAAGACGCATTACAGTCACGATTTTAGCGAAAAACCTCTACAG GGCTTTCGACCAGAGCTATGGCGCCCAGAAGCCAATCTTAAAATACTCGACAAGGGTTTGTTTCAGGATACAACACAATATAGGGACACGCATTGCCAAACCAAATATCCAGTGGAACGTACGATGCTGATCAAGCCAAAATCAACTCAT tacgGTCCAACCAAGAAATTTTACGACGACACGTCCTACAGCGCCAACTACAGGCGTTTTGATTCGGGTGTTGGTCGAAGCGAAAACTTTAAACCTGTTCGTAAATATACACCTCCAGATATCGCATTCAAT GTTGTgtctactgcgcatgcgcactaTAAAGGCGACCCAGCACCACCGAGCAAGATTTGCAAACCggtaacaaacaaaagaaTCGGAGAAATTATAATTACTTAA